The uncultured Fusobacterium sp. DNA segment AAATTATTAAATTAGAAAGAAATGCACCTTTAGGGGATCCACAAGAATATATAGTAAAAGCTACAGGAATAGCAATAAGAAAAGAAGATGCTAAAAATATTGAAGTTGAGAAAATAGAAGGGTAGGGAGAAAGAGAAATGATAAAAATAGCATTTGCAGGGAACCCAAATGTTGGAAAATCTGCTTTAATTAATGCAATAGCAGGATCAAAATTAAAAGTTGGAAACTGGCCTGGGGTAACAGTTGAAAAGAAAGAGGCAGTTTTTATTCACAAAGGTGAAGAGATAAAATTAGTAGATTTACCAGGAGTATATAGCCTTAGTCCATACAGTTTAGAGGAGAAAATAACTAGAGATTTTATCTTAGAGGAAAATCCAGATGTTGTAGTAAATGTTATAGATTCTACAAATCTTGAGAGAAATCTATATCTTACATTCTTATTAAAAGAATTAGAAAAACCAATGATAATGGCATTGAATTTCTATGATGAGTTTGCAAAATTAAAATATAAGTTAAATATGAAAGAGTTTCAAGATATGATTGAGATTCCAGCAATTCCTGTATCAGCATTAAAAGGAACAGGAATAGAAGAGCTTTTAGATTCTATTATAACTATGTCTAAAAATAAAGAGAAGGGTAAAAAGTATTCACTGCCTTTTGATAAGAATATTTTATCTATAATCCATGAAGTAGAGTATAAGATTTTAACTAATGAAAAACTTTTACCAGCAACTAAAGAGTATTCAAAAGAGTTTTTAGCAATTAAATTTTT contains these protein-coding regions:
- a CDS encoding FeoA family protein: MKLCDLKNGEKAKIVKIGRIGELKKRLVDMGVTAGEIIKLERNAPLGDPQEYIVKATGIAIRKEDAKNIEVEKIEG